Proteins found in one Planctomycetota bacterium genomic segment:
- a CDS encoding Gfo/Idh/MocA family oxidoreductase: MSELRIGIVGLGWVAGAHLETFKSVKGARVTAVCSRRKLDPAELEKRFGLPLKVYNDYDAMLADRSIDVVDICTEHPLHPAQAIAAARAGKHLVIEKPVALTWKDLKAVRDAIQKARVKACVCFEVRFSAQFQMIRSIVEEGLLGQLHYGEVDYYHGIGPWYGQFPWNVKKSFGGSSLLTAGCHAMDALLMLMNDEVEEVTSYSTRSRSPIFKPYEYDTTSATLLRFKGGAVGKVASVVDCLQPYYFHTHLVGSEGSLLDNRIHSNKIKGLNKAQWSTLSTHLVDSGDVKDHPYQPQFQAFVDATLAGRKMPLTDFETAFESHRVVLAADLSAAEGRPVKLSELR, from the coding sequence ATGAGCGAGCTGAGGATCGGCATCGTGGGGCTCGGCTGGGTGGCCGGGGCGCACCTGGAGACGTTCAAATCGGTCAAGGGCGCGCGGGTGACGGCGGTCTGTTCGCGGCGCAAGCTCGATCCGGCGGAGCTCGAGAAACGCTTCGGCCTCCCGCTTAAGGTCTACAACGACTACGACGCGATGCTGGCGGACCGGTCGATCGACGTGGTGGACATCTGCACCGAGCATCCGCTCCATCCGGCGCAGGCGATCGCCGCGGCGCGCGCGGGCAAGCATCTCGTGATCGAGAAGCCCGTGGCGCTCACCTGGAAGGATCTCAAGGCCGTGCGGGACGCGATCCAGAAGGCCCGGGTCAAGGCCTGCGTGTGCTTCGAGGTGCGCTTCAGCGCGCAGTTTCAGATGATCCGCTCGATCGTCGAGGAGGGCCTTCTTGGCCAGCTGCACTACGGCGAAGTGGATTACTATCACGGCATCGGGCCCTGGTACGGCCAGTTCCCCTGGAACGTCAAGAAGAGCTTCGGGGGTTCCAGCCTCCTGACGGCGGGCTGCCACGCGATGGACGCGCTCCTCATGCTCATGAACGACGAGGTCGAGGAGGTCACAAGCTACTCGACCCGTTCCCGGAGCCCCATTTTCAAGCCCTACGAGTACGACACCACGTCGGCGACGCTTCTGCGCTTCAAGGGCGGGGCGGTGGGGAAGGTGGCCTCGGTCGTGGACTGCCTGCAGCCGTACTACTTCCACACGCATCTCGTGGGAAGCGAAGGGAGCCTGCTCGACAACCGCATCCATTCCAACAAGATCAAGGGGCTCAACAAGGCCCAGTGGAGCACGCTTTCGACGCATCTGGTGGACTCGGGGGACGTCAAGGACCACCCCTACCAGCCGCAGTTTCAGGCGTTCGTGGACGCGACGCTGGCGGGCCGCAAAATGCCGCTGACCGATTTCGAGACGGCCTTCGAGAGCCACCGGGTGGTCTTGGCGGCGGATCTTTCGGCGGCGGAGGGGCGGCCGGTGAAGCTCTCGGAGCTCCGGTAG
- a CDS encoding NADPH:quinone reductase, which yields MKAIVVRRFGPPEVMQLEDVPDPKPGPGEVVVRVRAVGVNPVDTYIRNGGYGTSVTLPYTPGSDAAGTIEAIGEGVTAFKPGDRVYTSGTTAGGYNGAYAERVRCAVSQVHPLPDNLTFAQGAAVNIPYATAYRALFHRARGVPGETVLVHGGSGGVGIAAIQIARAHGFTVLATAGTERGRQLCREQGAHHVLDHRTPGYLDAIPSLTEGRGVDVILEMLSNVNLGRDLTILARGGRVVVIGCRGTVEINPRETMMRDAAILGMALANATPSEKASIHAALGAGLAQGTLRPVVGREFPLKDAPRAHELVLESGAYGKIVLLP from the coding sequence ATGAAAGCGATCGTGGTCCGCCGGTTCGGTCCCCCCGAGGTCATGCAGCTCGAGGACGTCCCCGACCCCAAGCCCGGACCGGGCGAAGTCGTCGTCCGTGTCCGAGCGGTGGGCGTGAACCCCGTGGACACGTACATCCGCAACGGGGGCTACGGAACGAGCGTCACGCTTCCCTACACGCCCGGCTCCGACGCGGCCGGAACGATCGAAGCGATCGGCGAAGGCGTCACGGCCTTCAAGCCCGGAGACCGCGTCTATACGAGCGGAACGACCGCCGGAGGCTACAACGGCGCGTACGCAGAGCGGGTCCGCTGCGCCGTTTCCCAGGTCCATCCGCTTCCCGACAACCTGACCTTCGCCCAGGGAGCCGCCGTGAACATCCCCTACGCGACCGCGTACCGCGCGCTCTTCCACCGCGCCCGCGGAGTGCCGGGCGAAACGGTGCTCGTGCACGGCGGATCGGGCGGCGTCGGGATCGCGGCGATCCAGATCGCGCGGGCCCACGGGTTCACGGTCCTGGCCACCGCCGGAACCGAGCGCGGGCGACAGCTCTGCCGCGAACAGGGAGCCCACCATGTGCTCGATCACCGGACGCCGGGATACCTGGACGCGATCCCCTCGCTCACCGAGGGGCGGGGCGTGGACGTGATTCTCGAGATGCTCTCGAACGTGAACCTGGGGCGGGATCTGACGATTCTGGCGCGCGGCGGGCGGGTCGTCGTCATCGGCTGCCGGGGTACGGTCGAGATCAATCCGCGGGAGACGATGATGCGGGACGCGGCGATCCTGGGAATGGCGCTCGCCAACGCGACCCCGTCCGAAAAGGCCAGCATTCACGCCGCGCTCGGAGCGGGGCTGGCCCAGGGAACGTTGCGACCGGTCGTCGGGCGGGAGTTTCCGCTCAAGGACGCCCCGCGCGCCCACGAGCTTGTCCTGGAATCGGGAGCCTACGGCAAGATCGTGCTGCTCCCCTGA
- a CDS encoding PIG-L family deacetylase — protein sequence MPTVLAVMAHPDDIEITCAGTLILLRRAGWEVWMATMTPGDLGSATLPPRRIAAVRRREAARSAALLGARYVCLGFSDLRIRFDVPSVRRVCGLLREARPDLVICPSPFDYMADHTETPRIVREAAFASTVPHWKAALPGRRPPPPCGRVPALLYADPIDLVDGFGRRVPARYVVDITDAIDLKEKMLAAHASQREWLRRQHGEDEYLAWMRRQSAARARDFGRRSVRYAEGFLPHLGHAFPAEDVLTAALGPGRVRRRRGDGPVGPI from the coding sequence GTGCCGACCGTCCTGGCGGTGATGGCCCATCCGGACGACATCGAGATCACCTGCGCCGGGACGCTCATTCTGCTGCGCCGCGCGGGGTGGGAGGTCTGGATGGCCACGATGACGCCGGGGGATCTGGGGTCGGCCACCCTTCCGCCGCGGCGGATCGCGGCGGTGCGGCGGCGCGAGGCGGCGCGCTCGGCGGCCCTCCTGGGGGCGCGGTACGTGTGCCTGGGGTTTTCGGACCTCCGGATCCGCTTCGATGTCCCTTCCGTGCGGCGCGTGTGCGGCCTGCTCCGCGAGGCGCGTCCGGATCTCGTGATCTGTCCTTCGCCCTTCGACTACATGGCGGATCACACGGAGACGCCCCGGATCGTCCGGGAGGCGGCCTTCGCCTCCACGGTGCCCCACTGGAAGGCGGCGCTCCCCGGGCGGCGGCCGCCGCCGCCCTGCGGGCGCGTCCCCGCGCTCCTCTACGCGGACCCGATCGATCTCGTGGATGGCTTCGGCCGGCGCGTTCCGGCGCGGTACGTGGTGGACATCACCGACGCGATCGATCTCAAGGAGAAGATGCTCGCGGCGCACGCCTCGCAGCGGGAGTGGCTGCGGCGCCAGCACGGGGAGGACGAATACCTGGCCTGGATGCGCCGGCAGAGCGCCGCGCGCGCCCGCGACTTCGGCCGCCGCTCGGTCCGTTACGCGGAAGGATTTCTCCCCCATCTGGGCCACGCCTTTCCCGCCGAAGACGTCCTCACGGCGGCGCTCGGGCCGGGCCGGGTCCGCCGGCGACGGGGCGACGGGCCCGTCGGACCGATCTGA
- a CDS encoding PP2C family protein-serine/threonine phosphatase: MDAAGSLPKSPGSESVTRVRRAELETLMADLAQGAEYQRALLPAAPPSIPGYDLGVFYRGARHVSGDFYDFLPLPEGRWGIAIADASGKGTAAAILTMICRAMLRIQPDPAAPPAEVLAHVNRLLLSTIKKGTFVSAIYLVLDPAAHVLTVANAGHLPLVVWRSRARIATIHPSKGPVLGVLPAPAYATAQREERIALEPGDRFVLITDGVNEAMAPGQKEFGMEHLRRRLRAESDGPTAELLRHIVEQIEIHRGGGEQSDDITIVTGRRLP; the protein is encoded by the coding sequence ATGGACGCGGCCGGCTCCCTTCCGAAATCGCCGGGCTCCGAGTCCGTCACGCGGGTGCGGCGGGCGGAACTCGAAACCCTGATGGCCGATCTGGCTCAGGGGGCGGAATACCAGCGCGCGCTCCTTCCGGCCGCTCCTCCTTCCATCCCGGGGTACGATCTCGGGGTTTTCTACCGCGGCGCCCGGCACGTCAGCGGGGACTTCTACGATTTCCTTCCTCTTCCGGAAGGGCGCTGGGGCATCGCGATCGCGGACGCTTCCGGGAAAGGGACGGCGGCGGCGATCCTCACCATGATCTGCCGCGCGATGCTGCGCATCCAGCCCGATCCCGCCGCTCCGCCCGCGGAAGTCCTGGCGCACGTGAACCGGCTTCTTCTTTCCACGATCAAGAAGGGAACGTTCGTTTCGGCCATCTACCTCGTGCTCGACCCCGCGGCGCACGTGCTGACCGTGGCCAACGCCGGGCATCTGCCGCTGGTGGTGTGGCGCTCGCGCGCCCGGATCGCCACGATCCACCCCTCCAAGGGGCCGGTCCTCGGCGTGCTCCCCGCCCCGGCCTACGCGACCGCCCAGCGCGAGGAGCGCATCGCGCTCGAACCCGGCGACCGCTTCGTCCTGATCACCGACGGAGTCAACGAGGCCATGGCGCCCGGACAGAAGGAGTTCGGCATGGAGCACCTCCGCCGGCGCCTGCGGGCCGAAAGCGACGGCCCCACCGCCGAGCTCCTGCGCCACATCGTCGAACAGATCGAAATCCACCGGGGCGGCGGGGAACAGTCGGACGACATCACGATCGTCACGGGCCGCCGGTTGCCCTGA
- a CDS encoding PVC-type heme-binding CxxCH protein, producing MNVLLALVAALAAQDKESPPFSPEESARRARLDPGLRLELVAAEPAVESPVAMAFDEHARLYVVEMLDYPVPEKDKPPQGRIKLLEDRDRDGRYETATVFADGLLMANGVLPWKGGVLVTCAPHILYLKDTDGDGRADRREPLYEGFAVQNPQLRVSFPTLGLDNWIYVANGQRGGKIRPADRPDAAAVDIGGMDFRFDLVRATHEPAAGMGQFGLAFDDWGRRFVCTNRNHLIPIVMENRYFARNPHMPPPAPRTDNQGAGGAARVYPIRPQKTLSAAHAGTFTAACGVWIYGGDLLPEPYRGAAFTCEPTGNLVHREIVSAQGAGFESRPAREGSEFLASLDPWFRPVSLAEGPDGALYVVDMYRAEVEHPEWVPKDLQSRFQWDHPRTYGRIWRIVPEGAARPAAAPRAPGTLSTAEQVELLESPNAWTRRTAHRLLLERQDRDAWGPLRKKALSPDPRARVHAAWLLEGHRSLDVDLVLRFLEDPHPRVRENALRLAERFMSWSGAVRERVAARAEDPDARVRFQAALCLGFWEADGALGPLARIARAAPDDPWTRRAVASAAAGRAGALLERLMRGTEHGALL from the coding sequence ATGAACGTGCTCCTTGCGCTCGTCGCCGCGCTGGCGGCCCAGGACAAGGAAAGCCCGCCCTTCAGCCCCGAGGAGTCCGCGCGCCGCGCGCGCCTCGATCCGGGACTGCGCCTGGAGCTCGTGGCCGCGGAACCGGCGGTCGAAAGCCCCGTGGCCATGGCCTTCGACGAGCACGCCCGCCTGTACGTGGTCGAGATGCTCGACTATCCCGTGCCCGAGAAGGACAAGCCCCCGCAGGGCCGGATCAAACTCCTGGAGGATCGGGACCGAGACGGGCGCTACGAGACCGCGACCGTTTTCGCCGACGGCCTTCTCATGGCCAACGGGGTCCTTCCCTGGAAGGGCGGCGTCCTCGTCACCTGCGCGCCGCACATCCTTTACCTCAAGGATACGGACGGCGACGGGCGGGCCGACCGGCGCGAGCCGCTCTACGAGGGGTTCGCCGTGCAGAACCCGCAGCTGCGGGTGAGCTTTCCGACGCTCGGGCTCGACAACTGGATCTATGTGGCCAACGGGCAGCGGGGCGGAAAGATCCGGCCGGCGGACCGGCCGGACGCCGCGGCGGTGGACATCGGCGGGATGGACTTCCGTTTCGATCTCGTCCGCGCGACGCATGAGCCCGCGGCGGGGATGGGTCAGTTCGGACTCGCCTTCGACGACTGGGGGCGGCGGTTCGTCTGCACGAACCGCAACCATCTCATCCCGATCGTCATGGAGAACCGCTATTTCGCCCGCAATCCCCACATGCCGCCGCCCGCCCCCCGGACGGACAACCAGGGCGCCGGGGGCGCCGCGCGCGTCTACCCGATCCGCCCGCAGAAGACGCTCTCGGCGGCCCACGCGGGAACGTTCACGGCCGCCTGCGGCGTCTGGATCTACGGAGGCGATCTTCTGCCCGAGCCGTACCGCGGAGCCGCGTTCACCTGCGAGCCCACCGGAAATCTCGTCCACAGGGAGATCGTCTCCGCGCAGGGCGCCGGTTTCGAATCGCGCCCGGCCCGCGAGGGCTCGGAATTTCTCGCCTCGCTCGATCCCTGGTTCCGGCCCGTGTCGCTGGCGGAGGGGCCGGACGGGGCGCTTTACGTCGTGGACATGTACCGCGCGGAAGTGGAGCATCCGGAGTGGGTTCCCAAGGATCTTCAGTCCCGTTTCCAGTGGGACCATCCGCGCACGTACGGCCGGATCTGGAGGATCGTGCCCGAGGGCGCGGCGCGGCCGGCGGCGGCCCCGCGCGCGCCGGGGACGCTTTCGACGGCGGAGCAGGTCGAGCTTCTGGAGAGCCCCAACGCCTGGACGCGCCGGACGGCGCACCGTCTGCTTCTGGAGCGTCAGGATCGGGACGCGTGGGGGCCGCTGCGGAAGAAGGCCCTGTCTCCCGACCCGCGCGCGCGCGTTCATGCGGCCTGGCTTCTGGAGGGCCATCGGAGCCTGGATGTCGATCTGGTGCTTCGCTTTCTCGAGGACCCGCATCCCCGGGTGCGCGAAAACGCCCTGCGGCTGGCGGAGCGTTTCATGTCGTGGAGCGGGGCGGTGCGGGAGCGCGTGGCGGCGCGGGCGGAGGACCCGGACGCGCGGGTGCGTTTCCAGGCGGCGCTCTGCCTGGGATTCTGGGAGGCGGACGGCGCGCTCGGGCCGCTCGCCCGGATCGCGCGGGCCGCGCCGGACGATCCCTGGACGCGCCGGGCGGTGGCTTCGGCGGCGGCGGGGCGCGCGGGGGCGCTCCTCGAGCGCCTGATGCGGGGGACGGAGCACGGCGCGCTCCTT
- a CDS encoding ROK family transcriptional regulator encodes MKNNGASSSRARAELLGALRPGGPVTRQELARRTGLSLATVSRLTRDLVRRRVLAEVPLPPSPAGRPAQGLEVHPDRGTVLGVSLLAPRARVIALDLCGRPLHEVEVPMSWNLGVEGVLEPLRKALEGLRRRRAGPPLAGVGVAVPGQWDRERGISLQYPRIPEWKNIPLRRLLEDWTGVPASIIGYAPAIALAEYTPRSVPDGRAHGGPRNLLAVEVAENIALGVVANGSVLEGASGNAGELGHITIDPEGPVCYCGSRGCLETLATCAAAVEAAQDLSRGVHFGDSRPATFEKLVRAAREGDSFAARLLARVARFLGVGLAAAVNLFNPEVLVLGGRFFDAGDLVLDPLRAALREFALPNSTRRLSIEPSSLGPRAPALGAGFAAAGEAIRRL; translated from the coding sequence ATGAAAAATAACGGAGCGTCCTCTTCCCGCGCCCGCGCGGAGCTTCTCGGGGCCTTGCGGCCCGGCGGGCCCGTAACCCGCCAGGAACTGGCGCGGCGCACGGGCCTGAGCCTGGCCACGGTCTCGCGCCTGACGCGCGACCTCGTGCGCCGGCGCGTCCTGGCCGAGGTGCCTCTTCCGCCCTCGCCGGCGGGCCGGCCCGCCCAGGGCCTGGAGGTCCACCCCGACCGCGGAACCGTCCTCGGCGTCAGCCTGCTGGCGCCCCGCGCGCGCGTGATCGCGCTCGATCTCTGCGGCCGGCCGCTCCACGAGGTCGAGGTCCCCATGTCCTGGAATCTCGGCGTCGAAGGGGTCCTCGAGCCGCTCCGGAAGGCCCTCGAAGGACTTCGGCGGCGCCGCGCGGGGCCTCCCCTGGCGGGCGTGGGGGTCGCGGTGCCCGGCCAGTGGGACCGCGAGCGCGGCATCTCCCTGCAGTACCCCCGCATCCCGGAATGGAAGAACATCCCTCTGCGGCGGCTCCTGGAGGACTGGACGGGGGTTCCCGCCTCGATCATCGGATACGCCCCCGCGATCGCGCTGGCCGAGTACACCCCGCGCTCCGTCCCCGACGGGCGCGCCCACGGGGGACCCCGGAACCTTCTCGCCGTCGAGGTCGCCGAAAACATCGCCCTCGGGGTCGTGGCCAACGGGAGCGTCCTCGAAGGGGCTTCCGGAAACGCGGGCGAGCTCGGCCACATCACGATCGATCCGGAAGGTCCCGTGTGCTACTGCGGAAGCCGCGGGTGCCTGGAGACCCTGGCCACCTGCGCGGCGGCCGTGGAAGCCGCGCAGGACCTCTCCCGGGGCGTCCACTTCGGCGATTCCCGCCCGGCCACCTTCGAGAAGCTCGTCCGCGCCGCGCGCGAAGGCGATTCCTTCGCGGCGCGCCTCCTGGCCCGCGTGGCGAGGTTCCTGGGCGTGGGCCTGGCCGCGGCCGTGAATCTCTTCAACCCCGAGGTCCTCGTCCTCGGCGGCCGCTTCTTCGACGCGGGCGACCTCGTCCTCGATCCCCTGCGCGCCGCGCTCCGCGAATTCGCCTTGCCCAACTCCACGCGCCGGCTGTCGATCGAACCGTCCTCGCTCGGCCCTCGCGCGCCGGCCCTCGGGGCCGGCTTCGCCGCCGCCGGGGAGGCCATCCGCCGCCTGTAG
- a CDS encoding response regulator, with translation MMKQAPRILVCDDDRTIQTVIRTLLEAEGFRVLTARNALEGIGLARREKPDLILMDILMPDLDGTMASDLLRDIPEFASIPVVFLSALPREEIVERVRETGAVGFLEKPFRRRQLLEVVSRWAGQPATA, from the coding sequence ATGATGAAGCAGGCCCCCCGGATTCTGGTGTGCGACGACGACCGCACGATTCAGACGGTGATCCGCACGCTCCTGGAAGCGGAGGGATTCCGGGTTCTCACGGCGCGGAACGCTCTGGAGGGGATCGGCCTGGCCCGTCGCGAAAAACCCGACCTCATCCTCATGGATATTCTCATGCCCGATCTGGACGGAACGATGGCGTCGGACCTGCTCCGCGATATCCCCGAGTTCGCTTCGATTCCGGTCGTCTTTCTGTCGGCCCTGCCGCGGGAAGAGATCGTCGAACGGGTGCGCGAAACGGGCGCGGTGGGGTTCCTCGAAAAGCCGTTCCGGCGCCGACAGCTGCTGGAGGTCGTGAGCCGCTGGGCGGGCCAGCCGGCAACGGCGTAG